A genome region from Camelina sativa cultivar DH55 chromosome 10, Cs, whole genome shotgun sequence includes the following:
- the LOC104717007 gene encoding 3-hydroxyisobutyryl-CoA hydrolase-like protein 2, mitochondrial: MQSVKALRRVTEPLQWVRSVSYRRSFSALPNYSASDADIEDQVMVEGKAKSRAAILNSPSSLNALSAPMLSRLTRLYDSWEENPAISFVLMKGSGKTFCSGADVLPLYHSVNEGNTEECNRYFENLYKFVYLQGTYLKPNIAIMDGVTMGCGGGISIPGMFRVATDKTVLAHPEVQIGFHPDAGASYYLSRLPGYLGEYLALTGQKLNGVEMIACGLATHYCLNSRLPMIEERIGKLLSDDPTVIEDSLAQYGDLVYPDNSSVLHKIEMIDKYFGLDTVEEIIEAMENETANSCNEWCKKTLKQIKEASPLSLKITLQSIREGRFQTLDQCLTREYRISLCGVAKTVSGDFCEGVRARLVDKDFAPKWDPPRLEDVSKDMVDCYFAPATELDGLDSELKLPTAQREPFF; encoded by the exons atgcAATCAGTGAAAGCTTTGAGGAGAGTGACTGAACCCTTACAATGGGTTCGGTCCGTTTCTTATAGAAGAAGCTTTTCTGCTCTTCCAAACTATTCCGCATCAGATGCCGATATTGAAGACCAG GTTATGGTGGAAGGAAAAGCTAAATCAAGAGCTGCCATTCTCAATAGCCCCTCTTCTCTCAATGCTCTTTCTGCTCCTATG ttaAGTCGGTTAACGAGGCTATACGATTCATGGGAAGAGAATCCAGCTATTTCCTTTGTTTTGATGAAG gGTAGCGGCAAAACGTTCTGTTCTGGTGCAGATGTCTTGCCTCTTTATCACTCAGTCAATGAAG GGAATACTGAAGAATGTAATCGTTATTTCGAGAACTTGTACAAGTTTGTATACCTCCAAGGAACATATTTGAAACCAAAT ATAGCTATAATGGATGGTGTAACCATGGGTTGTGGTGGTGGAATTTCAATTCCAGGGATGTTTCGTGTGGCTACAGATAAAACT GTGTTGGCCCATCCAGAGGTTCAAATTGGTTTTCATCCTGATGCAGGAGCTTCCTATTACCTTTCACGGCTTCCTGGTTATTTAG GGGAATACTTGGCTCTAACAGGGCAGAAACTTAATGGTGTCGAAATGATAGCATGTGGTCTTGCCACCCACTATTGCTTAAATTCG AGACTTCCCATGATCGAAGAGAGAATTGGTAAACTGTTGAGCGATGATCCTACCGTCATTGAGGATTCTCTTGCTCAATATGGTGATCTTGTTTACCCTGACAATAGCAGTGTACTGCACAA GATTGAGAtgattgataaatattttgGGCTTGATACGGTTGAAGAAATCATTGAGGCCATG GAAAATGAGACTGCTAATTCTTGCAATGAATGGTGCAAGAAAACTCtcaaacaaatcaaagaagctTCACCTTTGAGCTTAAAGATTACTTTGCAATCT ATACGAGAAGGTAGATTCCAAACTCTTGATCAGTGTCTCACACGTGAATACCGTATATCTCTGTGTGGAGTTGCAAAGACGGTCTCTGGCGACTTTTGCGAG GGTGTTCGAGCCCGTTTGGTGGACAAAGACTTTGCTCCAAAG TGGGATCCTCCACGCCTAGAAGACGTAAGCAAAGACATGGTGGATTGCTACTTCGCGCCAGCCACAGAGCTCGATGGTTTAGATTCTGAGCTGAAGCTGCCAACAGCCCAACGAGAGCCGTTCTTCTGA
- the LOC104717005 gene encoding uncharacterized protein LOC104717005 — protein sequence MAGEEDWRKTADTTKMSSESVKAAGVESSKRPPGSNLGGVLHQRRNLPYSYTTMVLAGLAISGAVMYSVMYAKKKPEASATDVAKAATGTAKPEDTHPRK from the coding sequence ATGGCAGGAGAAGAAGACTGGAGAAAAACTGCGGATACGACGAAAATGAGCTCGGAGAGTGTAAAAGCTGCCGGCGTTGAGTCATCGAAGAGGCCACCAGGAAGTAATCTCGGCGGTGTTCTTCACCAACGCCGTAACTTACCTTATAGTTACACTACGATGGTTCTTGCCGGATTAGCTATCTCTGGTGCCGTCATGTACTCTGTTATGTATGCTAAGAAGAAGCCCGAAGCTAGTGCTACTGATGTAGCTAAGGCGGCCACAGGGACGGCGAAACCCGAAGATACTCATCCGAGAAAATAA
- the LOC104717009 gene encoding protein POLAR LOCALIZATION DURING ASYMMETRIC DIVISION AND REDISTRIBUTION-like produces MEASGHSRRRRGDGCTVVECYTPRKVVGRWLSGLRSSKGKRETGEGDEEDDNTRGYNLPPIRCSTKRLNENSPNTNQFESQSREAPLEMGIGSFLLYLVVASKTELDKMTNLRMQMEMFLLNAKEELQKKELEANPPMSSNEASGYQFSPQEFSNLASSIFQESSTSVLLQEEYTEFEISKPDRNSKLQAEVGRLPLDEKAEDRHPKYQIQRQRKLEENEVAKSHIPEMLVTDERNGVCPFELEKKLHELLETRQQEELLKLETALSRVERRLQEKETEVSWWKDAARLLAQRVPESSRSGLEWCNPESSTCSERFVPRSYKACSKHRTSFSR; encoded by the exons ATGGAAGCCAGTGGTCACTCGCGGCGGAGGAGGGGAGATGGGTGCACTGTCGTGGAGTGTTATACGCCTCGGAAGGTCGTGGGTAGGTGGCTTTCTGGGTTGAGAAGTTCCAAGGGGAAGAGAGAGACAGGGgagggagatgaagaagatgataatacCAGAGGATACAACTTACCGCCCATAAGGTGTTCGACGAAACGCCTTAACGAGAATTCACCGAATACTAATCAATTTG AATCACAAAGCAGAGAAGCACCTTTGGAAATGGGAATTGGTTCTTTTTTGCTCTATCTTGTTGTTGCAAGTAAGACCGAGCTTGATAAGATGACAAACCTGCGGATGCAAATGGAGATGTTTCTTCTCAATGCGAAAGAAGAGTTACAGAAGAAAGAACTAGAGGCAAATCCACCCATGTCTTCAAATGAAGCAAGCGGTTACCAGTTTTCTCCTCAAGAATTCTCGAATTTGGCGTCATCCATTTTCCAAGAGTCATCAACTAGTGTTCTTCTTCAAGAGGAGTACACAGAATTCGAGATCTCAAAACCAGACCGCAACTCAAAACTTCAGGCTGAGGTAGGTAGGTTGCCTCTGGATGAAAAAGCAGAGGATAGACACCCAAAGTATCAGATTCAGAGACAACGCAAACTTGAA GAAAATGAGGTCGCAAAGAGTCATATACCGGAGATGTTGGTTACCGATGAAAGAAATGGAGTCTGCCCGTTCGAACTAGAGAAAAAACTGCACGAACTACTGGAGACAAGGCAACAAGAAGAGTTACTGAAGCTTGAGACTGCTCTTAGTCGTGTTGAACGCAGACtacaagagaaagagacagaggTTTCATGGTGGAAAGACGCAGCCCGCCTGCTTGCTCAGCGTGTTCCTGAATCTTCTCGATCTGGACTAGAATGGTGCAACCCAGAGTCTTCAACCTGTTCAGAACGATTTGTTCCAAGATCTTATAAAGCATGCTCCAAACACCGCACCAGTTTTTCTAGATGA
- the LOC104717006 gene encoding BTB/POZ domain-containing protein NPY1-like isoform X2 — MINLPVVVRYAVSDLDSDVTIHVGEVTFHLHKFPLLSKSNRMQRLVFEAAEEETNEITILDMPGGHKAFEICAKFCYGMTVTLNAYNITAVRCAAEYLEMTEDADRGNLIYKIEVFLNSGIFRSWKDSIIVLQTTRSLLPWSEDLKLVGRCIDSVSAKILVNPETITWSYTHNRKLSGPDKIVEYHREENVIPKDWWVEDVCELEFDMFKRVMSVVKSSGRMNNGVIAEALRYYVARWLPESMESLTEAASSNKHLVETVVFLLPRVNRAMSYSSCSFLLKLLKVSILVGADETVQEDLVQNVSLKLHEASVKDLLIHEVGLVHRIVDQFMADEKRVSEDDRYKEFVLGNGILLSVGRLIDAYLTHCSDLTLSSFIELSELIPESARPIHDGLYKAIDTFMKEHTELTKSEKKRLCGLMDVRKLTGEASTHAAQNERLPLRVVVQVLYFEQLRANHSPVASVAASSHSPVEKIEENKGEEATKKVELSKKSRGSKSTRSGGGAQLMPSRSRRIFEKIWPGKVESSNKSSEVSSGSSQSPPAKSSSSSSRRRRHSIS; from the exons ATGATTAATTTGCCTGTAGTTGTAAG GTATGCTGTTTCGGATCTAGACAGTGATGTTACTATACATGTTGGCGAGGTCACATTTCACCTCCATAAG TTCCCGCTGCTATCAAAGAGCAACCGAATGCAGCGACTGGTTTTTGAGGCGGCTGAAGAAGAAACTAATGAGATCACTATACTAGACATGCCTGGAGGACACAAAGCGTTTGAGATCTGTGCTAAGTTTTGCTATGGGATGACGGTTACCCTCAATGCTTACAACATAACCGCTGTGCGATGTGCAGCTGAGTATCTTGAAATGACTGAAGATGCTGATCGCGGTAATCTCATATACAAGATCGAAGTTTTCCTCAACTCTGGCATATTCAGAAGCTGGAAAGACTCAATCATTGTGCTTCAGACAACaagatctcttcttccttggtCTGAAGATCTGAAGCTTGTTGGTAGATGCATTGATTCTGTTTCAGCTAAGATATTGGTGAATCCTGAGACGATCACTTGGTCTTATACACACAACAGGAAGTTATCTGGACCTGATAAGATAGTTGAGTATCATCGGGAGGAGAATGTGATTCCAAAAGATTGGTGGGTCGAAGATGTATGTGAGCTCGAGTTTGATATGTTCAAGCGGGTGATGAGCGTTGTGAAATCGAGTGGAAGGATGAACAATGGTGTAATAGCTGAAGCACTTAGATACTATGTAGCAAGGTGGTTACCAGAATCTATGGAGTCTTTGACAGAAGCAGCTTCTTCAAACAAACATCTCGTTGAGACGGTTGTTTTCTTGTTGCCAAGAGTAAACAGAGCGATGAGCTACTCTTCTTGCAGCTTCTTGCTCAAACTCCTTAAAGTTTCCATCTTAGTTGGAGCTGATGAGACGGTGCAAGAAGACTTGGTTCAAAACGTGAGCTTAAAGCTGCACGAGGCCTCGGTTAAGGATTTGCTGATCCATGAAGTCGGATTAGTTCATCGGATTGTTGATCAGTTCATGGCGGATGAGAAACGTGTATCTGAAGATGATCGGTACAAGGAGTTTGTATTAGGAAATGGGATTTTGTTGAGCGTTGGAAGATTGATTGACGCTTATCTCACACATTGTTCTGATCTTACGCTCTCTAGCTTCATCGAGTTATCTGAGCTAATCCCGGAATCAGCTAGGCCGATTCACGATGGTCTCTACAAAGCCATTGACACTTTCATGAAG GAACACACAGAACTAACGAAATCCGAAAAGAAGAGACTTTGCGGATTAATGGACGTGAGGAAACTGACGGGAGAGGCATCGACTCACGCTGCACAGAACGAGCGACTTCCGTTGCGAGTGGTGGTGCAAGTTCTTTACTTTGAGCAGCTCCGAGCAAATCACAGCCCCGTCGCATCTGTTGCAGCTTCGTCGCACTCGCCGGTTGAAAAGATTGAAgagaacaaaggagaagaagcgACGAAGAAGGTGGAGCTGAGCAAGAAAAGCAGAGGAAGTAAGAGCACGAGGAGTGGTGGTGGGGCACAGCTGATGCCGTCTAGGTCAAGGAGGATCTTTGAGAAGATATGGCCGGGTAAAGTAGAGAGTAGTAACAAGAGCTCTGAGGTATCGTCTGGGAGCTCTCAAAGTCCGCCAGCTAAGTCGTCAAGCTCTTCTTCCCGGCGCCGAAGACATTCGATATCTTGA
- the LOC104720026 gene encoding uncharacterized protein LOC104720026 — protein MSSQSETIATSDASMLHNVNMSNVTKLTASNFLMWNRQVHALLDGYDLTGFLDGSTAAPAATVTSAGTTTVNPAYTTWKRQDKLIYSSLLGAIAVEVQPILSKATTSAQIWSTLSSTYAKPSWGHIKQIREQIKQWKKGTRSVDDYVQGFTTRFDQLALLGKPMDHEDQVDYILSGLSDAYKPVVDQIDGRDSPPSLTELHEKLLNFDLKLQSLAHAASSSVPMSANVASYKSSGGNHNTNNNNNTHSRGPFCGSSRGQWQNHQNSSRGSQGRGYQGRCQLCGVFGHSARRCSQLSSGRGRYNSSSNPPWQPRANAAMASSSSP, from the coding sequence ATGTCTTCTCAGAGTGAAACTATTGCCACTTCTGATGCTTCCATGCTTCACAACGTTAACATGTCGAATGTGACCAAACTCACGGCATCGAACTTCTTGATGTGGAACCGCCAAGTCCACGCCTTACTCGATGGATATGATCTCACTGGTTTCCTTGATGGTTCCACCGCTGCTCCTGCTGCCACAGTTACTTCTGCTGGAACCACTACCGTCAATCCCGCGTACACTACTTGGAAACGCCAGGATAAACTCATCTACTCCAGTCTCCTTGGTGCCATCGCTGTTGAGGTTCAACCTATCTTATCCAAGGCGACAACCTCTGCTCAGATCTGGAGTACACTCTCTTCCACTTATGCAAAGCCAAGTTGGGGACACATCAAACAGATTCGCGAACAGATCAAACAATGGAAGAAAGGTACTCGTTCTGTCGATGACTATGTCCAAGGTTTTACCACACGGTTTGATCAACTAGCCTTACTTGGCAAGCCAATGGATCACGAAGATCAGGTTGACTACATTCTGAGTGGTCTCTCCGATGCATACAAACCGGTGGTTGACCAAATTGATGGTCGTGACTCTCCTCCATCGTTGACGGAGCTCCACGAGAAACTCCTCAACTTTGATCTGAAGCTTCAATCTCTTGCGCATGCTGCCTCTTCCTCTGTTCCAATGTCCGCGAATGTAGCATCTTACAAATCTTCTGGTGGCAAtcacaacaccaacaacaacaacaacactcatTCTCGTGGTCCGTTTTGCGGGTCGTCTCGGGGACAGTGGCAGAACCATCAAAACTCCTCCCGTGGCTCCCAAGGCAGAGGTTACCAAGGGCGTTGTCAGCTTTGTGGTGTCTTCGGCCACAGTGCTCGCCGATGCTCTCAGCTTTCCTCCGGTCGTGGTAGATACAATTCCTCGTCTAACCCACCGTGGCAACCTCGTGCAAATGCTGCCATGGCGTCCTCCTCCTCTCCATGA
- the LOC104717006 gene encoding BTB/POZ domain-containing protein NPY1-like isoform X1, whose product MKFMKLGSKPDTFQSDGKFVKYAVSDLDSDVTIHVGEVTFHLHKFPLLSKSNRMQRLVFEAAEEETNEITILDMPGGHKAFEICAKFCYGMTVTLNAYNITAVRCAAEYLEMTEDADRGNLIYKIEVFLNSGIFRSWKDSIIVLQTTRSLLPWSEDLKLVGRCIDSVSAKILVNPETITWSYTHNRKLSGPDKIVEYHREENVIPKDWWVEDVCELEFDMFKRVMSVVKSSGRMNNGVIAEALRYYVARWLPESMESLTEAASSNKHLVETVVFLLPRVNRAMSYSSCSFLLKLLKVSILVGADETVQEDLVQNVSLKLHEASVKDLLIHEVGLVHRIVDQFMADEKRVSEDDRYKEFVLGNGILLSVGRLIDAYLTHCSDLTLSSFIELSELIPESARPIHDGLYKAIDTFMKEHTELTKSEKKRLCGLMDVRKLTGEASTHAAQNERLPLRVVVQVLYFEQLRANHSPVASVAASSHSPVEKIEENKGEEATKKVELSKKSRGSKSTRSGGGAQLMPSRSRRIFEKIWPGKVESSNKSSEVSSGSSQSPPAKSSSSSSRRRRHSIS is encoded by the exons ATGAAGTTCATGAAGCTTGGCTCTAAGCCTGATACATTTCAATCTGATGGCAAATTCGTCAA GTATGCTGTTTCGGATCTAGACAGTGATGTTACTATACATGTTGGCGAGGTCACATTTCACCTCCATAAG TTCCCGCTGCTATCAAAGAGCAACCGAATGCAGCGACTGGTTTTTGAGGCGGCTGAAGAAGAAACTAATGAGATCACTATACTAGACATGCCTGGAGGACACAAAGCGTTTGAGATCTGTGCTAAGTTTTGCTATGGGATGACGGTTACCCTCAATGCTTACAACATAACCGCTGTGCGATGTGCAGCTGAGTATCTTGAAATGACTGAAGATGCTGATCGCGGTAATCTCATATACAAGATCGAAGTTTTCCTCAACTCTGGCATATTCAGAAGCTGGAAAGACTCAATCATTGTGCTTCAGACAACaagatctcttcttccttggtCTGAAGATCTGAAGCTTGTTGGTAGATGCATTGATTCTGTTTCAGCTAAGATATTGGTGAATCCTGAGACGATCACTTGGTCTTATACACACAACAGGAAGTTATCTGGACCTGATAAGATAGTTGAGTATCATCGGGAGGAGAATGTGATTCCAAAAGATTGGTGGGTCGAAGATGTATGTGAGCTCGAGTTTGATATGTTCAAGCGGGTGATGAGCGTTGTGAAATCGAGTGGAAGGATGAACAATGGTGTAATAGCTGAAGCACTTAGATACTATGTAGCAAGGTGGTTACCAGAATCTATGGAGTCTTTGACAGAAGCAGCTTCTTCAAACAAACATCTCGTTGAGACGGTTGTTTTCTTGTTGCCAAGAGTAAACAGAGCGATGAGCTACTCTTCTTGCAGCTTCTTGCTCAAACTCCTTAAAGTTTCCATCTTAGTTGGAGCTGATGAGACGGTGCAAGAAGACTTGGTTCAAAACGTGAGCTTAAAGCTGCACGAGGCCTCGGTTAAGGATTTGCTGATCCATGAAGTCGGATTAGTTCATCGGATTGTTGATCAGTTCATGGCGGATGAGAAACGTGTATCTGAAGATGATCGGTACAAGGAGTTTGTATTAGGAAATGGGATTTTGTTGAGCGTTGGAAGATTGATTGACGCTTATCTCACACATTGTTCTGATCTTACGCTCTCTAGCTTCATCGAGTTATCTGAGCTAATCCCGGAATCAGCTAGGCCGATTCACGATGGTCTCTACAAAGCCATTGACACTTTCATGAAG GAACACACAGAACTAACGAAATCCGAAAAGAAGAGACTTTGCGGATTAATGGACGTGAGGAAACTGACGGGAGAGGCATCGACTCACGCTGCACAGAACGAGCGACTTCCGTTGCGAGTGGTGGTGCAAGTTCTTTACTTTGAGCAGCTCCGAGCAAATCACAGCCCCGTCGCATCTGTTGCAGCTTCGTCGCACTCGCCGGTTGAAAAGATTGAAgagaacaaaggagaagaagcgACGAAGAAGGTGGAGCTGAGCAAGAAAAGCAGAGGAAGTAAGAGCACGAGGAGTGGTGGTGGGGCACAGCTGATGCCGTCTAGGTCAAGGAGGATCTTTGAGAAGATATGGCCGGGTAAAGTAGAGAGTAGTAACAAGAGCTCTGAGGTATCGTCTGGGAGCTCTCAAAGTCCGCCAGCTAAGTCGTCAAGCTCTTCTTCCCGGCGCCGAAGACATTCGATATCTTGA
- the LOC104717004 gene encoding early nodulin-like protein 1 produces the protein MASSSSSLLVTIFLCLSFLYFLSVDANEVAVGGKAGDWKIPPSASFSFNEWAQKARFKVGDFIVFKYEAGKDSVLQVTREAYEKCNTTSPKASYSDGNTKVKLNQSGPLYFISGTEGHCQKGQKLRLVVVTPRNSAFSPAPSPSEFDGPAVAPTSGAAKLTGAFAVVSLVLGFWTF, from the exons atggcttcttcttcttcatctcttctagTTACCATATTCCTCTGTTTGTCTTTCTTATACTTCTTGTCCGTAGATGCAAATGAGGTTGCCGTCGGTGGAAAAGCCGGTGACTGGAAGATCCCTCCTTccgcttctttctctttcaacgAATGGGCTCAAAAAGCTCGTTTCAAAGTCGGGGACTTTATTG ttttcaaGTACGAAGCCGGTAAAGACTCTGTTCTCCAAGTGACACGAGAAGCTTACGAGAAGTGCAACACCACGAGCCCTAAAGCCAGCTACTCGGACGGAAACACAAAGGTGAAGCTAAACCAATCCGGTCCGCTTTACTTCATCAGTGGAACAGAGGGTCACTGTCAAAAGGGTCAGAAGCTACGCCTAGTTGTTGTCACTCCTCGTAACTCTGCTTTCTCTCCAGCTCCTTCACCATCTGAGTTCGACGGTCCCGCCGTAGCTCCTACTAGTGGTGCCGCTAAGCTCACTGGCGCATTCGCCGTCGTCAGCCTTGTTCTTGGATTCTGGACCTTCTGA